In Bacillus thuringiensis, the DNA window CATCTCAGCTATTTCCACCATGAATACATACAAAAAAGAAAATGGATGGATGAACGAAGCTATGGAGATTTAGTAGCACTATGCCAATTCCTTCCTGGCCCTGCTAGCAGTCAAGTCGGTATGGGGATTGGATTGCTAAGAGGTGGTTTATTAGGAGCTATTGTTTCATGGATTGGATTCACGCTACCGTCTGTGCTTGTTTTGGTTTTCTTCGCCTCGTTCCTTAATCAGTTCGACCTTGGAAGTGCTGGCTGGATTCATGGACTAAAACTTGTAGCAGTCGCTATTGTCGCTCATGCCATATGGGGAATGGCACAAAAATTAACGCCAGACCGAAATCGTGCGACCATCGCGATTGTAACTGCCGCAATCGCTTTACTATGGCCAAACAGCTGGACACAAGTCATTCTCATTATAATATCTGGCTTTATCGGCTGGTTTTTATATCGTAATCAACCAATTAACCAATCTCAACATATAAAAGTACCTATTTCAAAAAAGATAGCAGTTTCTTGTCTCATCTTATTCTTCGGGCTATTACTGCTGCTACCAATATTAAGACCCTTCTCTTATTACATCGCTTTATTTGATAGTTTTTATCGCTCTGGCGCACTTGTATTTGGAGGCGGGCACGTCGTACTCCCCCTTCTTGAAGGTGAGTTCGTACAAAACAGCATGATGACAAAAGAACAGTTCCTAGCTGGATATGGATTAACACAAGCCGTACCAGGACCACTATTTACATTTGCCTCTTATATAGGAGCAGTGTTAAACGGGACGCTTGGGGCCATACTTGCAACAATTGCAATCTTCCTCCCTGCCTTCCTGCTCGTTATTGGTGTTTTACCGTTTTGGAACAGTGTGAGAAAAATATCTTACATACAAGGCGCACTACTTGGAGTCAATGCAGCCGTTGTCGGTATTTTACTAGCAGCTTTTTATGATCCTATTTGGACAAGCACAATTATGAGCGCTGTAGACTTTGTTTTTGCTTCTCTTCTATTTTGTTTGCTCGCTTTTTGGAAAACACCACCTTGGGTTATCGTTATAATCGGAGCCTTTGGCGGATATATTCTATCCATTTTGTAAATAAAAAACGACGGCATTATATAGCCGTCGTTTTTCTATGAAAACTTCACAAGCTCTATTCCTTCAGGCAACTCGCTTTCTGTTAAAATACGCAATTCTTTCACACGATCCATTACGTAAGAAGAACGCTTCACAAGCTCTGGATCAATATAAGCTGGATGAACCATAATTTCTACCGTTTGTTCATCTTGTACTCTTTCTTGTAACTTCGCAAAGTAATCTTCCGTCACACCATCCGCATAAAAGTCACTGTAAAATACGTCAGAAAACGGACGCACTGCTCGCTCTTTCTCACAACGACGAATCGGAACATTATATGTAGCCGCTAATCTCTCCAGAACATCGTGCAAAATCGGTAAGCCGTGCACGTGATGGTGACTATCTAAATGAGTTGGTGTTAATCCGTAAGATAGGAATTTCTCAATTTGAGCAGTCCACTCTCTCTCAACTTCTTCTGGATTTACATTCCCTTTCCATACGACGCTTTGTTTATGAAACGATCCGTCGCTACCTACAAGTGATGGTACGTCTCCAAGAAGTGGTTCCCCTGCTGTTAATACGAGATGTACGCCTACTCCGAGTAGGTTATACTCTTTCGCTAAGCGTACCGCATGCTCTGTTCCTGGCATATTCATCATCATCGTCGTTGAATTTACAAGTCCATTTATATGCCCATCAATAATGCCGTAATTTGTACCTTCCGTAAGACCGAAATCATCTGCATTTACAATTAACTTAATCATCATAATACCTCCTAATAGAATAAAAAAAGCGGGCTAAATAGCGCCGCTTTTACTTCTCTACCTTTTTAAAGAACTGCGGAAGATACTCTTTATGTGCTTCCAACATTTCATCTAAAATTTGTTTTGCAACTTTATCTGATGGTACAAGTGGATTGATTGTCATAGCAAGCAGCGCCTTATGATAATCCCCTGTAACAGCAGCTTCAATTGTTGTGCGCTCAAATGATTTAATTTGCTGTACTAAACCGCGAACTGGTACGGGAAGATCTCCAACTGCAATTGGTTTTGGACCTTCTTTCGTAATAATACAGTTCACTTCAACAGCCGAATCATGTGGTAAGCTTGCAATTGTTCCGTTGTTTCGTGTATTAACAGGCTGGATATCACCTTTATTGTTGTAAATAGACGTAATTAAGCTACACGCTGCGTCACTATAATAAGCGCCGCCACGTTTTTCTAATTGTGGTGGTTTAATATCTAAGTTCGGGTCTTTATATAACTCGAATAAATCATCTTCTAATTGTTTTACTACTTCTGCACGTGTACCTTTTTCAACCGAAGCTTCTTTTTCTTCTTCTAACATTTCACGTGTTTTGTAGTAGTAACGATGGTATGGACATGGAATTGCACGAAGTCCGCGAATAAAGTCTGGTTCCCAGTTAAGCGCTGCGATATTTTCCATCGTAATTTGCTTTTCTGGATCTGTCACAAGCTCTAACACACGGTCCATTACACTTACGCCATCTAAATATACGTCTAGTCCGTATACCATATGATTTAAACCTGCGAAATCAACGTGGACACGACTTGCATCTACTTCAAGTAATCTCGCAAGACCCATGCGGATTCCGATTGGAACGTTACATAGACCAACTACTCTTTGAATATTTGTATAACGAAGAACTGCCTCTGTTACCATACCAGCTGGATTTGCAAAGTTAATTAACCATGCATTTGGACAGAGCTCCTCCATATCTTTACAAATATCTAAAATAACAGGAATCGTTCTCAACGCTTTGAATAAACCACCAGGACCATTTGTTTCCTGACCGATTACATCATATTTTAATGGGATTGCTTCATCTTTTGCACGAGCTTCTAATAAACCTACGCGAAGCTGCGTTGTTACGAAGTCAGCATCCTTTAATGCCTCGCGGCGATCAAGTGTTAAATGTACCTCGATTGGTAAACCAGATTTTTTCACCATACGTTTCGCTAAGTTACCAACGATTTCTAACTTTTCTTTTCCTGCCTCAATATCTACTAACCAAATTTCACGAACAGGAAGCTCATCATAACGCTTAATAAATCCTTCAATTAACTCTGGTGTATAACTAGATCCACCGCCGATTGTAGCAATTTTAATTCCAGTCATGCTTTATTCCCCTTTCGCTTCTAACTTTTTATAAAGGTCAATAAATTCTGCTGCTAATTCTTTTACTGTAATCGCATTCATTAAATGATCTTGTGCATGAATTAAAAGAACGCTAATCTCTGTTTTTTCTCCTCTTGCTTCTGATTGTATGAGCTCTGTTTGGAAATGATGCGCTTCATTAATCGCTTCTTTCGCCTTTACCATCGCTTCATCAGCTTCTGCCATTTTCCCCTGTTTGGCAAATTGAAGTGCCTCCATTGCAAAGCTTCGTGCATTACCACTATTTAAAATTAATTGGAATGGAATTTGTTCTGCTGTAGTCATCATAATTACCGCCCTCTCTATTATGGTTCAACCGATTGAAATACCCCTTCAGTTTGAACATTTCTATTAAAATATTAATTTATGAATGATAGTTTGGTGTTCTTCTAGATGGGTCTCATCTTTTTGAACATGATATAAAGGTAATTGTTCTCACAGATAATGTTATCTGTGAGAACAATTACTGTGTTACATAGGTACAGAGTTATTATTTCCTTGCGTTGCTGCTTTTTCAGTACGAACAACTGAACGGTCACATAACACAACGAATGGATAGTAGATTACCATCGCAATTAC includes these proteins:
- a CDS encoding PTS lactose/cellobiose transporter subunit IIA — translated: MMTTAEQIPFQLILNSGNARSFAMEALQFAKQGKMAEADEAMVKAKEAINEAHHFQTELIQSEARGEKTEISVLLIHAQDHLMNAITVKELAAEFIDLYKKLEAKGE
- the chbG gene encoding chitin disaccharide deacetylase, coding for MIKLIVNADDFGLTEGTNYGIIDGHINGLVNSTTMMMNMPGTEHAVRLAKEYNLLGVGVHLVLTAGEPLLGDVPSLVGSDGSFHKQSVVWKGNVNPEEVEREWTAQIEKFLSYGLTPTHLDSHHHVHGLPILHDVLERLAATYNVPIRRCEKERAVRPFSDVFYSDFYADGVTEDYFAKLQERVQDEQTVEIMVHPAYIDPELVKRSSYVMDRVKELRILTESELPEGIELVKFS
- a CDS encoding chromate transporter: MKNNKYTFHTLLEIFLVSFKLGLTSFGGPVAHLSYFHHEYIQKRKWMDERSYGDLVALCQFLPGPASSQVGMGIGLLRGGLLGAIVSWIGFTLPSVLVLVFFASFLNQFDLGSAGWIHGLKLVAVAIVAHAIWGMAQKLTPDRNRATIAIVTAAIALLWPNSWTQVILIIISGFIGWFLYRNQPINQSQHIKVPISKKIAVSCLILFFGLLLLLPILRPFSYYIALFDSFYRSGALVFGGGHVVLPLLEGEFVQNSMMTKEQFLAGYGLTQAVPGPLFTFASYIGAVLNGTLGAILATIAIFLPAFLLVIGVLPFWNSVRKISYIQGALLGVNAAVVGILLAAFYDPIWTSTIMSAVDFVFASLLFCLLAFWKTPPWVIVIIGAFGGYILSIL
- the celF gene encoding 6-phospho-beta-glucosidase; translation: MTGIKIATIGGGSSYTPELIEGFIKRYDELPVREIWLVDIEAGKEKLEIVGNLAKRMVKKSGLPIEVHLTLDRREALKDADFVTTQLRVGLLEARAKDEAIPLKYDVIGQETNGPGGLFKALRTIPVILDICKDMEELCPNAWLINFANPAGMVTEAVLRYTNIQRVVGLCNVPIGIRMGLARLLEVDASRVHVDFAGLNHMVYGLDVYLDGVSVMDRVLELVTDPEKQITMENIAALNWEPDFIRGLRAIPCPYHRYYYKTREMLEEEKEASVEKGTRAEVVKQLEDDLFELYKDPNLDIKPPQLEKRGGAYYSDAACSLITSIYNNKGDIQPVNTRNNGTIASLPHDSAVEVNCIITKEGPKPIAVGDLPVPVRGLVQQIKSFERTTIEAAVTGDYHKALLAMTINPLVPSDKVAKQILDEMLEAHKEYLPQFFKKVEK